Proteins co-encoded in one Papaver somniferum cultivar HN1 chromosome 5, ASM357369v1, whole genome shotgun sequence genomic window:
- the LOC113284435 gene encoding 26S proteasome non-ATPase regulatory subunit 8 homolog A-like: protein MDPKLTEVVQSFERFKAALVRNDLETSNNLLSQLKVMLTGFRSLPPLLEETPNSVQELTIARDIYERAVVLSVKAEDQDAFERDFFQLKPYYVDTAGRLPPSAQEYPILGLNLLRLLVQNRIAEFHTELEILSPGAMENLCIKHAVELEQSFMEGAYNRVLSARKTVPHETYVYFMDLLAKTVRDEIAGCSEKAYDYLSLADAKQMLMLSSDKELSAYVTEERPDWEIKNGVVYFQKAKESAPCKEIPSMPLINQTLSYARELERII, encoded by the exons atggaTCCAAAACTTACAGAGGTTGTTCAATCCTTCGAGAGATTCAAAGCTGCATTAGTAAGAAACGATTTGGAAACAAGCAATAATCTCCTCTCTCAGCTCAAG gtaATGTTGACAGGATTCAGAAGTCTTCCACCATTGCTAGAAGAAACACCAAATTCAGTTCAGGAATTGACTATAGCAA GGGATATATATGAGCGTGCTGTTGTGCTAAGTGTGAAAGCAGAAGATCAAGATGCATTTGAGAGAGATTTCTTtcagttgaagccttattatGTTGATACAGC TGGACGGCTCCCACCATCAGCACAGGAGTATCCTATCTTGGGGCTTAACCTTCTAAGGCTCCTTGTCCAGAATAGGATTGCCGAGTTTCATACTGAGTTAGAGATTCTTTCTCCTGGGGCTATGGAGAATCTCTGCATCAAGCATGCTGTGGAATTGGAGCAATCCTTCATGGAAGGGGCCTATAACCGTGTTCTGAGCGCTAGGAAAACTGTTCCACATGAGACCTATGTGTACTTCATGGATCTTCTAGCAAAGACAGTCAG AGATGAAATAGCTGGATGTAGCGAGAAGGCATATGATTATCTGTCACTTGCCGATGCCAAACAGATGTTGATGCTGTCTTCCGACAAAGAGTTGTCTGCATACGTCACAGAG GAGCGACCAGACTGGGAGATCAAGAATGGTGTTGTGTATTTCCAGAAGGCAAAAGAATCAGCACCTTGCAAGGAGATTCCTTCCATGCCACTCATCAATCAAACCCTCAGTTACGCCAGAGAGCTGGAGAGAATCATTTGA